Genomic segment of Deltaproteobacteria bacterium:
GGTGGTGATGATTTATTCGTGCACTTCTCATCCATTAAACAAGACGGTTTCAAGGTTCTTCATGAAGGGGACGAGGTCGAATTCGAAATCGCCCAGGGTAAGAAGGGCCTGCAAGCTATCGATGTGGTGAAATGCTGAAGATCTGCAATCGGATCGTAAGACCCCAGGAGAGTATTAAAACCTGGGGTCTCTCTCGGCGTGACCCCTGGCG
This window contains:
- a CDS encoding cold-shock protein — encoded protein: MSKGRVKWFNEQKGFGFISHDGGDDLFVHFSSIKQDGFKVLHEGDEVEFEIAQGKKGLQAIDVVKC